One window of Immundisolibacter sp. genomic DNA carries:
- the rpsA gene encoding 30S ribosomal protein S1, which yields MTESFAALLEESLSRRKLQAGSIVKAIVVDLDDNFVTVHAGLKSEALIAIHEFRNERGELEVGIGDEVEVALKAIEDGYGETVLSREEARLNKQWIVLEDAFEKAEPINGIITDKVKGGFTVMIGDVRAFLPGSLVDIRPVRDITHLEGREIQFKCIKLDRKRNNVVVSRRAVLEDSYVEERRALIESLEEGQIKQGMVKNLTDYGAFVDLGGIDGLLHVTDMSWKRVRHPSEVVKVGDELEVKILKFDRERVRVSLGLKQLQEDPWVNIARRYPVATKLVGTVTNVTDYGCFVEIEDGVEGLVHMSEMDWTNRNVQPAKVVQPGDQVEVMILDVDGERRRISLGMKQCRMNPWEEFAVLNNKGDKVSGRIKSITDFGVFVELDGGIDGLVHLTDISWDKPGEDAIRDFKKGDVVEAVVLLVDPERERISLGMKQVESDAWTDYVTDHPRGTRITGKVTEVEPKFATLELASGIVGTMKSGEASQDKTKDVTEVLKVGDEVECMIISVDAKARAIQLSVRAQEIKEEAATVEEYRSTNVTGTTNLGDLLKEQMGDRGN from the coding sequence ATGACCGAATCGTTCGCTGCCCTTCTTGAAGAAAGCCTGTCACGCAGAAAGCTGCAGGCCGGTTCCATCGTCAAAGCCATCGTCGTCGATCTGGACGACAACTTCGTCACCGTGCATGCCGGTCTGAAATCCGAAGCACTGATCGCGATTCACGAATTCCGCAACGAGCGGGGTGAGCTGGAAGTCGGCATTGGGGACGAGGTCGAGGTAGCGCTCAAGGCGATCGAGGATGGTTACGGCGAGACCGTGCTGTCGCGTGAAGAAGCACGACTCAACAAGCAGTGGATTGTGCTGGAGGACGCCTTCGAGAAGGCCGAACCCATCAACGGCATCATTACGGACAAGGTCAAGGGCGGTTTCACCGTCATGATCGGCGACGTGCGGGCATTCTTGCCCGGCTCCCTGGTCGACATTCGCCCGGTGCGGGACATCACGCATCTCGAAGGGCGCGAAATCCAGTTCAAGTGCATCAAGCTTGACCGCAAGCGCAACAACGTCGTGGTTTCCCGTCGCGCGGTGCTCGAGGACAGCTATGTCGAGGAGCGTCGCGCCCTGATCGAGAGCCTGGAGGAGGGCCAGATCAAGCAAGGTATGGTCAAGAACCTGACCGATTACGGTGCGTTTGTGGATTTGGGCGGCATCGACGGCCTGCTGCACGTGACCGATATGTCCTGGAAGCGCGTGCGTCATCCCAGCGAAGTGGTCAAGGTCGGCGACGAGCTTGAAGTCAAGATTCTGAAGTTCGACCGCGAGCGGGTCCGCGTTTCGCTTGGTCTGAAACAGTTGCAGGAAGATCCGTGGGTCAACATCGCCCGCCGTTACCCGGTGGCGACCAAGTTGGTCGGTACGGTCACCAACGTCACCGACTACGGTTGCTTCGTCGAGATCGAAGACGGCGTGGAAGGTCTGGTACACATGTCCGAAATGGACTGGACCAACCGCAACGTGCAGCCGGCCAAGGTGGTGCAGCCGGGCGATCAGGTCGAGGTAATGATTCTCGATGTGGACGGCGAGCGTCGACGCATCTCGCTGGGCATGAAGCAATGCCGCATGAATCCCTGGGAAGAATTTGCTGTCTTGAACAACAAGGGCGACAAGGTCAGCGGCCGCATCAAGTCGATTACCGATTTCGGGGTGTTTGTCGAGCTGGATGGCGGAATCGATGGTCTGGTGCACCTGACCGACATTTCCTGGGACAAACCCGGCGAGGACGCCATACGCGATTTCAAGAAAGGCGATGTGGTGGAAGCCGTGGTATTGCTGGTGGACCCCGAGCGTGAGCGCATTTCGCTCGGCATGAAACAGGTCGAGAGCGATGCCTGGACTGACTACGTGACGGATCATCCCCGCGGCACCCGCATTACCGGCAAGGTGACCGAGGTCGAGCCGAAGTTCGCGACCCTCGAGTTGGCCAGCGGCATTGTAGGCACCATGAAGTCCGGCGAGGCCTCGCAGGACAAGACCAAGGACGTGACCGAAGTCCTTAAAGTGGGCGACGAAGTCGAGTGCATGATCATCTCCGTAGACGCCAAGGCTCGTGCAATCCAGTTGTCGGTGCGCGCGCAGGAGATCAAGGAAGAAGCAGCGACAGTTGAGGAGTACCGCTCCACCAACGTTACCGGTACTACCAACCTGGGTGACCTGTTGAAGGAGCAAATGGGTGACCGCGGTAACTGA
- a CDS encoding prephenate dehydrogenase gives MANIVIIGLGLIGGSLARDLRRCGHRVTACGRDAGRLAPALKLGIVDAVEPDWQMAVAGADLVVLAVPVGRTREVYARIRPHLTADTPVTDVGSSKCSVVRDLTALCGRLPAQFVPGHPIAGTEHSGFAASVEGLFAGRTVVLTPTADTDPGAEARVVALWLEVGARVLALSAEQHDAALALTSHLPQMLAYTLMGQFAEFGQGKTLAELAGSGFRDMTRLAGSDPAMWHDVSLANRAQLSLALRRYMERLGELAAAVDAGDSERLLALFTAAQAAHHRLPAA, from the coding sequence ATGGCGAACATTGTCATCATCGGTCTGGGACTCATCGGGGGTTCGCTGGCGCGCGATCTGCGCCGCTGCGGCCATCGCGTCACCGCCTGTGGAAGGGATGCCGGCCGGCTGGCGCCAGCGCTGAAGCTAGGCATTGTCGATGCCGTTGAGCCCGACTGGCAGATGGCCGTCGCCGGTGCGGATCTGGTGGTCCTGGCCGTGCCGGTTGGGCGCACGCGGGAGGTCTACGCTCGCATACGTCCCCACCTGACCGCCGACACACCAGTCACCGATGTCGGTAGCAGCAAATGTTCGGTAGTACGCGACCTGACAGCCCTGTGCGGTCGCCTGCCAGCGCAGTTTGTGCCTGGCCATCCCATCGCCGGCACCGAGCACAGCGGTTTTGCCGCCAGCGTCGAGGGCCTGTTTGCTGGCCGGACAGTGGTTCTTACCCCTACGGCCGATACCGACCCTGGCGCCGAAGCGCGCGTGGTCGCGCTGTGGCTGGAGGTCGGAGCGCGGGTTCTGGCGCTGAGTGCCGAGCAACACGACGCGGCCCTGGCGCTGACCAGCCATCTGCCTCAGATGCTGGCCTATACGCTGATGGGTCAGTTTGCCGAGTTCGGGCAGGGCAAGACCCTGGCGGAACTGGCGGGCAGCGGGTTTCGGGACATGACACGCCTGGCGGGCAGCGATCCGGCGATGTGGCATGACGTATCCCTGGCCAATCGGGCACAGCTCAGCCTCGCCCTGCGCCGCTATATGGAACGCCTCGGCGAGCTGGCGGCGGCGGTCGATGCTGGCGACAGCGAGCGCCTGTTGGCGCTGTTCACGGCTGCCCAGGCGGCACATCACCGTTTGCCTGCGGCCTGA
- the hisC gene encoding histidinol-phosphate transaminase — protein sequence MRHSVRDLATAGVRALQPYQPGKPLSELEREYGIRDAIKLASNENPLGPSPLGIEAARRALADLALYPDSHGFELKNALSAALGVRADQLVLGNGSNEVLQLVTRAFLSPGDEAVVAQHAFAIFTTEAVSAGGTVVSVPARDWGADLPAMRDAVGERTRLVFVANPNNPTGTWHRAAHLHAFLGSLPAHVVVVLDEAYCEYVSEPDYPDGLAWLAEFPNLLVSRTFSKIYGLAGLRLGYGVASADMADLLNRLREPFTVNSLALVAGEAALADHEHVRRSRDFNLQGLAALGAACQQLGLDYIPSVGNFIAVDVGRLAGPVYEALLRRGIIVRPLAPYGMPRHLRITIGTPAQMERLLSALPQALAG from the coding sequence TTGAGGCACTCGGTCAGGGACTTGGCCACAGCCGGCGTGAGGGCGCTGCAGCCCTACCAGCCAGGCAAGCCGCTGAGCGAACTGGAGCGCGAGTACGGTATCCGCGACGCGATCAAGCTTGCTTCCAACGAGAACCCGCTCGGCCCAAGTCCACTTGGTATTGAAGCGGCGCGGCGTGCGCTGGCCGACCTGGCGCTGTACCCGGACAGCCATGGTTTCGAGCTCAAAAACGCGCTTTCCGCGGCGTTGGGTGTGCGCGCCGATCAGCTGGTGCTCGGCAATGGCTCCAACGAAGTCCTGCAACTGGTGACACGCGCGTTCCTGAGTCCTGGCGACGAGGCGGTGGTGGCGCAGCATGCGTTCGCCATTTTCACCACCGAGGCGGTCAGCGCGGGCGGCACCGTGGTCAGCGTGCCGGCGCGCGACTGGGGTGCCGACCTGCCGGCCATGCGGGACGCGGTCGGCGAACGGACCCGGCTCGTCTTTGTCGCCAACCCGAACAATCCGACCGGTACCTGGCACCGCGCGGCGCATTTGCACGCGTTTTTGGGTTCGTTGCCGGCGCATGTGGTGGTGGTGCTCGACGAGGCCTACTGCGAGTACGTCAGCGAGCCCGATTATCCGGATGGCCTGGCCTGGCTGGCCGAGTTTCCCAACCTGCTGGTGTCGCGCACGTTCTCGAAGATCTACGGCCTGGCCGGGTTGCGTTTGGGTTATGGGGTGGCCAGTGCGGACATGGCGGACCTGCTAAACCGTCTGCGCGAGCCGTTCACAGTCAACAGCCTGGCGCTGGTCGCGGGCGAGGCGGCGCTGGCCGATCACGAGCATGTGCGCCGCTCGCGGGATTTCAACCTCCAGGGCCTGGCTGCGCTAGGTGCTGCTTGCCAACAGCTCGGCCTGGACTACATCCCGTCGGTTGGCAACTTCATCGCTGTCGATGTCGGTCGCCTGGCGGGGCCGGTATACGAGGCGCTGCTGCGGCGGGGCATCATCGTGCGCCCGTTGGCACCGTACGGCATGCCCCGCCATCTGCGCATCACCATCGGTACGCCCGCGCAGATGGAGCGCCTGCTCAGCGCGCTGCCGCAGGCACTGGCCGGCTGA
- the pheA gene encoding prephenate dehydratase: protein MPDDGKLAAIRLRIDALDTELLRLLSERAACAQQVAEVKRAAGESAFYRPEREAQVLRQVAATNPGPLPEEAVTRIFREIMSACLALERPLTVAYLGPPGTFSQDATQKHFGQAASSLPQATIDQVFREVDAGAADYGVVPIENSTEGAVTHTLDMFLSSPLKVCGEVELAVHQQLLSRAADLSEINKVYSHAQSLAQCRRWLVGHLPGVAAEAVSSNAEAARRAASEDGAAAIAGQSAGRLYDLPCLAANIEDEPGNTTRFLIIGSQDTQPSGRDKTSLLLSTGNRPGALASLLEPLRRHGISMTRIESRPARTGRWQYVFFIDIEGHVRDAPVQQVLEELREVTALCKVLGAYPRAAGDAP from the coding sequence ATGCCGGACGACGGAAAACTCGCTGCGATACGGCTGCGTATCGACGCCTTGGACACCGAACTGCTGCGCCTGCTGTCCGAGCGCGCCGCCTGTGCCCAGCAAGTCGCCGAGGTCAAGCGTGCCGCGGGCGAGAGCGCTTTTTACCGCCCCGAGCGGGAAGCCCAGGTGTTGCGCCAGGTGGCTGCGACCAATCCCGGGCCCTTGCCGGAGGAGGCCGTCACGCGCATCTTCCGCGAAATCATGTCAGCGTGTCTGGCACTGGAGCGACCGCTGACTGTGGCCTATCTGGGCCCACCCGGTACCTTCTCGCAGGATGCGACGCAGAAGCATTTCGGGCAGGCCGCCAGCAGCCTGCCGCAGGCCACCATAGACCAGGTATTCCGCGAGGTCGATGCTGGCGCCGCCGACTACGGCGTGGTGCCGATCGAGAACTCGACCGAGGGCGCGGTTACCCACACCTTGGACATGTTCCTGAGCTCACCGCTCAAGGTTTGCGGCGAGGTGGAGCTGGCAGTGCATCAACAGCTGCTGAGTCGTGCCGCGGACCTTTCCGAAATCAACAAGGTGTACTCGCATGCTCAGTCGCTGGCGCAGTGCCGGCGCTGGCTGGTCGGCCATCTGCCGGGCGTGGCCGCGGAAGCGGTCAGCAGCAATGCCGAGGCGGCCCGCCGGGCCGCCAGCGAAGACGGCGCCGCGGCCATTGCTGGGCAGTCAGCCGGACGGCTATACGACCTGCCGTGCCTGGCGGCCAATATCGAGGACGAGCCGGGCAACACCACGCGGTTCCTGATTATCGGCAGCCAGGACACCCAGCCCAGTGGGCGCGACAAGACCTCGCTGTTACTGTCTACCGGTAACCGGCCGGGGGCGCTGGCCAGTCTGCTGGAGCCGCTGCGCCGGCATGGCATCTCCATGACCCGCATCGAATCGCGCCCGGCCCGCACCGGCCGCTGGCAGTACGTGTTCTTTATCGACATCGAGGGCCACGTGCGTGATGCGCCGGTACAGCAGGTACTCGAAGAACTGCGCGAAGTGACTGCTCTGTGCAAGGTATTGGGTGCCTACCCGCGTGCGGCCGGGGATGCGCCTTGA
- the rfaE1 gene encoding D-glycero-beta-D-manno-heptose-7-phosphate kinase, whose amino-acid sequence MLVSGLTPAHLARLEGQRVLVVGDAMLDRYWFGSVERISPEAPVPVVAVGASEERLGGAANVARNVVALGAKARLLAITGTDEAGQRLESLLTDTAIDARLVRDPALPTTLKLRVLSRSQQLIRLDFEARPSAAALDGLRAEFQSALDWAQAVVLSDYGKGSLLHVAALIGEARARGLLVIVDPKGHDYACYAGATLLTPNRSEFATVAGGPWSNEAELQVRASSWLRRLDVGGLLITRSEEGMTLFRADAPALHDPARAREVYDVSGAGDTVVAAIALALAAGLPDAAAVHLANLAAGIVVGKLGTATATADEVAAVLEQEDGLCT is encoded by the coding sequence GTGTTAGTCAGCGGACTTACACCCGCGCACCTGGCCCGCCTTGAAGGCCAGCGGGTGCTGGTCGTGGGCGATGCCATGCTGGATCGCTACTGGTTTGGGTCGGTCGAACGCATATCACCGGAAGCGCCGGTGCCGGTGGTGGCGGTAGGCGCCAGCGAGGAGCGCCTTGGCGGCGCCGCCAACGTGGCCCGTAACGTGGTGGCGCTCGGCGCCAAGGCGCGACTGCTGGCCATCACGGGCACCGATGAGGCCGGGCAGCGGCTCGAATCACTCCTGACCGACACCGCAATTGATGCCCGATTGGTGCGCGACCCGGCCTTGCCGACCACGCTGAAGCTGCGCGTGTTGTCGCGCAGCCAACAACTGATACGGCTCGATTTTGAAGCGCGGCCCAGCGCGGCGGCCCTCGACGGCCTGCGGGCTGAATTCCAGTCCGCGCTCGACTGGGCACAGGCGGTGGTGCTGTCCGACTACGGCAAGGGCTCGCTGTTGCACGTGGCTGCGTTGATTGGCGAGGCACGCGCCCGCGGTTTGTTGGTGATCGTCGATCCCAAGGGCCACGATTACGCCTGTTATGCCGGCGCCACCCTGCTGACGCCGAACCGCAGTGAGTTCGCGACCGTCGCCGGGGGGCCGTGGAGCAACGAAGCCGAATTGCAGGTCAGGGCGTCCTCCTGGCTGCGCAGACTCGACGTCGGGGGGCTGCTGATCACCCGCAGCGAGGAGGGCATGACCCTGTTTCGCGCCGATGCGCCGGCCCTGCACGACCCGGCCCGGGCGCGCGAGGTGTACGACGTGTCGGGCGCCGGCGACACCGTCGTGGCAGCCATTGCCCTGGCGTTGGCGGCAGGTCTGCCTGACGCAGCCGCGGTGCACCTGGCCAATCTCGCGGCTGGCATAGTGGTTGGCAAGCTTGGCACGGCCACAGCCACTGCGGACGAGGTGGCTGCGGTGCTGGAGCAGGAGGATGGATTATGTACGTAG
- a CDS encoding lipopolysaccharide assembly protein LapA domain-containing protein: protein MMRVLRLLLLLTVALLAGLFASVNTQPVKINYLIGSGELRLAWLLLLVVGVSVVLGWLAALPVRWRRGRELRQLRSEQRRLQTQLSTPPDP, encoded by the coding sequence ATGATGCGTGTATTGCGCTTACTGCTATTGCTGACGGTCGCGTTGCTGGCGGGTCTTTTCGCCAGCGTCAACACGCAGCCGGTAAAGATCAACTATCTGATCGGGAGTGGCGAGTTACGCCTGGCCTGGCTGCTGCTTTTGGTGGTTGGTGTCAGCGTGGTGCTCGGCTGGCTGGCGGCGCTACCAGTGCGCTGGCGGCGCGGGCGGGAACTGCGCCAGCTACGCTCGGAGCAGCGACGTTTGCAGACTCAGCTGAGCACGCCGCCAGATCCTTGA
- the aroA gene encoding 3-phosphoshikimate 1-carboxyvinyltransferase: MDYRIAPAVRIAGRCRVPGDKSISHRAVMLAALAQGESRFDGFLAGADTLATAAAFRAMGVAIDGPQDGSVRVQGVGLHGLQPPAGALDMGNAGTGMRLLAGLLAGQRFGVTLTGDESLSRRPMARVIGPLRQMGADLAAREGDTPPLVLRPVAQLRGIDYALPMASAQVKSCLLLAGLYAQGQTCVTEPAPTRDHTERMLAAFGWPVTRQRGRVCITGGRGSLQATQFSIPGDISSAAFPLVAAVIAAQGEVLIEGVGVNPTRTGILDILRAMGADITLLNPRDAGAEPVADIRVRASRLRGIAVPPELVPLAIDEFPAIAVAAACAQGQTLITGAAELRVKESDRIAAIASGLGMLGITVETLPDGLRIEGGQFRGGTVDSHGDHRIAMAFSLAALRAPEAVRIRDCVNVGTSFPGYTVLMRGLGLEIEEA; the protein is encoded by the coding sequence GTGGATTACCGCATTGCCCCGGCGGTTCGTATCGCAGGCCGCTGCCGCGTGCCAGGCGACAAGTCCATTTCGCATCGGGCCGTGATGTTGGCCGCCCTCGCACAAGGGGAGAGTCGCTTCGACGGTTTTCTGGCTGGCGCCGACACGCTGGCAACCGCGGCCGCGTTTCGCGCCATGGGCGTGGCCATCGACGGTCCGCAGGATGGCAGTGTCAGGGTGCAGGGGGTCGGGCTGCATGGCCTGCAACCGCCGGCCGGGGCGCTGGATATGGGTAACGCGGGCACCGGTATGCGCCTGCTTGCAGGCTTGCTGGCCGGCCAGCGTTTCGGAGTGACCCTCACCGGCGACGAATCACTGTCGCGTCGACCGATGGCTCGGGTCATCGGCCCGCTGCGGCAGATGGGGGCTGACCTTGCTGCCAGGGAGGGTGACACGCCGCCACTGGTGTTGCGGCCAGTAGCGCAGTTGCGCGGCATTGATTACGCGCTGCCGATGGCCAGCGCGCAGGTCAAATCCTGTCTGCTGCTGGCCGGTCTGTATGCCCAGGGCCAGACCTGCGTGACCGAACCGGCACCGACCCGCGACCACACCGAGCGCATGTTGGCCGCGTTTGGCTGGCCAGTGACGCGGCAGCGTGGGCGGGTGTGCATCACCGGTGGCAGGGGGTCGCTTCAGGCAACGCAATTTTCCATTCCCGGCGATATTTCATCGGCGGCGTTTCCGCTGGTGGCGGCTGTCATCGCCGCGCAGGGCGAAGTGCTTATCGAAGGCGTTGGTGTCAATCCGACCCGTACCGGCATTCTGGACATCCTGCGTGCCATGGGTGCCGACATCACGTTGCTGAACCCGCGCGATGCCGGTGCCGAACCGGTGGCGGATATCCGGGTGCGCGCAAGCCGGCTGCGTGGCATCGCCGTGCCACCGGAGCTGGTGCCGCTGGCGATCGACGAGTTTCCTGCCATTGCCGTCGCCGCCGCCTGTGCGCAGGGCCAAACGCTTATCACGGGTGCGGCCGAGTTGCGGGTCAAGGAGAGTGACCGCATCGCGGCCATCGCGTCGGGCCTCGGCATGCTGGGTATCACGGTGGAGACGTTGCCGGATGGCCTGCGCATCGAGGGCGGGCAGTTTCGTGGCGGTACGGTGGATAGCCACGGGGACCATCGTATTGCCATGGCCTTCAGCCTGGCGGCGCTTCGCGCTCCTGAGGCAGTGCGGATTCGTGACTGTGTCAACGTCGGGACTTCGTTTCCGGGTTATACGGTCTTGATGCGAGGCCTCGGCCTGGAGATCGAGGAGGCGTGA
- the cmk gene encoding (d)CMP kinase, with product MNPPVLTIDGPGGAGKGTVSLQLARRLGWHYLDSGALYRLVGLAATRAGLDLDDGAALAGLVSRLEFEFRPDAAALRVLLDGTDVTAAIREEACARAASRLAVQADLRTVLLPLQRARARSPGLVAEGRDMGTTVFPQAPLKIFLTASVEQRARRRWSQLSAAGVDARLADILSDLGQRDARDGSRKTAPLRPADDAVIIDSSDLTADEVCARILGHCKERGLTDSAGLAP from the coding sequence GTGAATCCCCCCGTTTTAACAATCGACGGCCCAGGTGGTGCGGGCAAAGGCACGGTGAGTCTTCAGCTGGCACGCCGCCTCGGCTGGCATTACCTGGACAGTGGGGCGCTGTATCGGCTGGTTGGATTGGCCGCGACGCGGGCTGGACTGGATCTGGACGACGGCGCCGCGCTAGCGGGCCTGGTGAGCCGCCTCGAGTTTGAGTTTCGCCCGGATGCCGCGGCGCTGCGGGTACTGCTGGATGGCACGGATGTGACGGCGGCGATTCGGGAGGAGGCCTGCGCGCGCGCCGCCTCGCGCCTGGCTGTGCAGGCCGATCTTCGTACCGTGCTACTGCCACTGCAGCGGGCGCGTGCCCGCTCGCCGGGCCTGGTGGCAGAGGGGCGCGACATGGGCACCACAGTGTTTCCCCAGGCACCGCTGAAGATTTTTCTGACCGCCAGCGTCGAGCAGCGGGCGCGGCGGCGCTGGTCGCAGTTGAGCGCGGCCGGTGTCGATGCTAGGCTTGCGGATATTTTGAGCGATTTGGGGCAGCGAGATGCGCGGGATGGCTCGCGCAAAACCGCCCCTCTACGCCCGGCGGACGACGCGGTCATCATCGACAGCAGCGACCTCACGGCGGATGAAGTTTGTGCCCGGATTCTAGGGCACTGTAAGGAGCGCGGTCTGACGGACAGCGCCGGCCTGGCCCCGTGA
- the pyrF gene encoding orotidine-5'-phosphate decarboxylase → MSKPRIVVAIDRPDLGQALSLTAHLDPALCRLKVGMELFTAAGPAAVEALQRQGFDVFLDLKFHDIPNTVAGACRSAAALGVWMVNVHASGGPRMLGAAVEALAGGPSRPVLVGVTLLTSLDGTELAAVGMPGDPAERVLHLARCCANAGLDGVVCSPLEIVPLRAALGEQFTLVTPGIRAPGEALDDQQRTLAPAAALAAGATYLVIGRPITRALDPGAALRALAASVPSD, encoded by the coding sequence ATGTCGAAGCCCCGAATCGTTGTTGCCATCGATCGCCCGGATTTGGGTCAGGCATTGTCCCTGACGGCACATCTCGATCCGGCGTTGTGCCGCCTTAAGGTAGGTATGGAACTGTTCACCGCTGCCGGGCCGGCAGCGGTCGAAGCCCTGCAGCGGCAAGGTTTCGACGTGTTTCTGGACCTTAAATTTCACGACATTCCCAACACCGTGGCGGGCGCTTGCCGCAGCGCCGCAGCGCTTGGCGTGTGGATGGTGAACGTCCACGCCAGTGGCGGCCCCCGCATGTTGGGGGCGGCGGTCGAAGCGCTTGCCGGCGGGCCGAGCAGGCCAGTCCTGGTTGGTGTGACCTTGCTGACGAGTCTGGATGGCACCGAGTTGGCGGCCGTCGGAATGCCTGGCGACCCTGCCGAGCGGGTGCTGCATCTGGCGCGCTGCTGCGCCAATGCCGGACTCGACGGCGTGGTCTGTTCACCACTCGAAATCGTCCCGCTGCGGGCAGCGCTGGGGGAACAATTTACCCTGGTGACACCCGGCATACGCGCGCCTGGCGAGGCGCTCGATGACCAGCAGCGTACCCTGGCCCCGGCCGCCGCGCTGGCGGCCGGAGCAACTTACCTGGTGATCGGCCGCCCGATCACCCGTGCGCTTGACCCTGGCGCCGCATTGCGGGCGCTGGCGGCAAGCGTTCCGAGCGACTGA
- a CDS encoding phosphoglycerate dehydrogenase, with product MYRVLALNNISKAGLARLPADRFQVGKDLADPDVILLRSADLHSMVLPATLLAVGRAGAGVNNIPVPALSAQGIPVFNTPGANANAVKELVIAGLLLAARNICQAWAYTQALQGDAQAIEHAVEAGKKQFAGFELPGRTLGVVGLGAIGREVANAALALGMKVVGYDPGLTVDGAWALSSQVERATTVETVFSRADFITFHVPLNEHTRGLANADTLRLARPGLTVLNFARAGIVDIGAVAAALETGQVHAYVSDFPKPGLIGHPRVIALPHLGASTTEAEENCAIMVAEQVREYVENGNITNAVNFPWVVMPRAEGGVRLAVVNANVPNMVGQITTALAEAKLNIVDMINKSKGELAYTLVDVDRPVPAELLVKIRAIEGVLAVRCP from the coding sequence ATGTACCGCGTACTCGCGCTGAACAATATCTCCAAGGCCGGCCTGGCACGCCTGCCTGCCGACCGCTTCCAGGTTGGCAAGGACCTGGCTGACCCGGACGTCATTCTGCTGCGCTCAGCTGACCTGCATAGCATGGTCCTGCCGGCCACGTTACTGGCAGTGGGCCGGGCCGGGGCGGGCGTCAACAACATTCCCGTCCCGGCGCTGTCGGCGCAGGGCATCCCGGTGTTCAACACGCCGGGCGCCAACGCCAACGCGGTCAAGGAACTGGTGATCGCCGGCCTGCTCCTGGCGGCGCGCAACATCTGTCAGGCCTGGGCCTACACGCAGGCACTGCAAGGCGACGCACAGGCCATCGAGCACGCGGTCGAGGCTGGCAAGAAACAGTTCGCCGGCTTCGAGCTGCCAGGTCGCACGCTTGGCGTCGTCGGCCTGGGCGCCATCGGCCGGGAAGTGGCCAATGCGGCTCTGGCGCTGGGCATGAAAGTGGTTGGTTATGACCCCGGACTCACGGTCGACGGCGCGTGGGCGCTGTCATCCCAGGTGGAGCGGGCGACCACCGTGGAGACAGTATTCAGCCGCGCCGATTTCATTACCTTCCACGTGCCGCTGAACGAGCACACGCGGGGTCTGGCCAACGCCGACACCTTGCGTCTGGCGCGGCCTGGGCTGACGGTGCTGAATTTTGCGCGCGCCGGCATTGTCGATATCGGCGCCGTCGCGGCCGCGCTCGAAACCGGTCAAGTGCATGCTTACGTCAGTGATTTTCCGAAACCGGGCTTGATAGGTCATCCACGGGTGATAGCGTTGCCGCATCTGGGGGCATCCACGACCGAGGCGGAGGAGAACTGCGCCATCATGGTGGCCGAGCAGGTGCGCGAATACGTCGAGAACGGCAACATCACCAACGCGGTCAATTTCCCTTGGGTGGTCATGCCGCGTGCCGAGGGTGGGGTGCGGCTGGCGGTGGTCAATGCCAACGTGCCGAATATGGTCGGCCAGATCACCACCGCGCTGGCCGAGGCCAAACTCAACATCGTCGACATGATCAACAAGTCGAAAGGTGAGCTCGCCTACACGCTGGTCGATGTGGATCGTCCGGTGCCCGCCGAGCTGCTGGTGAAGATCCGCGCCATCGAAGGCGTGCTGGCGGTGCGCTGCCCCTGA